In a single window of the Leptolyngbya sp. 'hensonii' genome:
- a CDS encoding class I SAM-dependent methyltransferase, producing the protein MSDSQTISAAVARLYDTYPFPPEPLLDEPPPGYNWRWNWLTAYSFCTGQKPVTDRVRILDAGCGTGVGTEYLVHLNPNATVVGIDLSAGALAVAQERCQKSGATRVEFHHLSLFDVEQLPGEFDLINCVGVLHHTPDPIRGIQALAKKLARGGLLHIFVYGELGRWEIKLMQEAIGLLQGEQRGDYSDGVKVGRQLFASLPENNRLRQREQERWSWENQRDACFADMYVHPQEIDYNINTVFELIEASGLEFIGLSNPRVWDLDRLIGKAPELMVRAQQLSDRERYRLIELLDPGAITHYEFFLARPPLSRQDWAADAELLAAIPEVSPCLDGWQTSAQFFNNDYQIVKLDEAEWQFLKACEGNQTMQKTVGEILQTAELSLAGVRSLQKQQLLLLEAKI; encoded by the coding sequence ATGTCAGATTCCCAAACCATCAGCGCTGCCGTTGCCCGTCTCTACGATACCTATCCCTTTCCGCCAGAGCCCTTACTGGATGAACCCCCACCGGGGTATAACTGGCGCTGGAACTGGCTGACTGCCTATAGCTTCTGTACGGGTCAGAAGCCTGTCACCGATCGGGTCCGGATTCTGGATGCCGGGTGTGGCACGGGGGTGGGCACTGAATATCTGGTGCATCTGAATCCCAATGCCACGGTGGTGGGGATTGATTTGAGTGCCGGAGCGCTGGCCGTGGCCCAGGAACGCTGCCAGAAGTCGGGAGCCACTCGGGTGGAGTTTCATCACTTGAGTCTGTTTGACGTGGAGCAACTGCCTGGTGAATTTGATTTGATCAATTGTGTGGGAGTTTTGCACCATACACCTGATCCGATCCGGGGCATTCAGGCTCTGGCGAAAAAGCTGGCTCGGGGTGGGTTGCTGCACATTTTTGTCTATGGCGAATTGGGCCGCTGGGAAATTAAGCTGATGCAGGAAGCGATCGGCCTGTTGCAAGGGGAACAGCGGGGGGATTATAGCGACGGGGTCAAGGTGGGACGCCAACTGTTTGCCTCCTTACCAGAAAATAATCGGTTGCGCCAGCGGGAGCAGGAACGCTGGTCCTGGGAAAATCAGCGGGATGCCTGCTTTGCGGATATGTATGTGCATCCGCAAGAAATTGATTACAACATCAATACAGTGTTTGAGCTGATTGAGGCTTCTGGTCTGGAGTTTATTGGTTTATCCAATCCACGGGTTTGGGATCTGGATCGCCTGATTGGGAAGGCTCCAGAGTTGATGGTACGGGCGCAGCAGTTGAGCGATCGGGAGCGATATCGCTTAATTGAACTGCTTGATCCGGGAGCCATTACCCACTACGAATTTTTCCTGGCCCGTCCGCCTCTGTCTCGACAGGATTGGGCCGCTGATGCCGAACTGCTGGCGGCTATCCCTGAAGTCAGTCCCTGTCTGGATGGCTGGCAGACCAGCGCCCAGTTCTTCAACAACGACTATCAAATCGTCAAGCTAGATGAAGCGGAATGGCAGTTTCTGAAAGCCTGTGAGGGGAATCAGACGATGCAGAAAACGGTCGGTGAGATTTTGCAGACGGCGGAGCTGAGTTTGGCTGGGGTGCGATCGTTGCAAAAACAACAATTACTTCTCCTCGAAGCCAAAATTTAA
- a CDS encoding type II toxin-antitoxin system VapC family toxin: MTRYLLDTNVVMRFCNPSDVQHELATDAISRLLLQSDECLLVTQVIIEFWVVATRPTQFNGLGWTVEQTRSTIDQLLDRFPFLEESPQIFPNWLNLVTNNRVMGKRTHDARIIAAMLANGITHLLTFNPSDFAGISSITIIHPQDLSSSVADEP; this comes from the coding sequence ATGACGAGATATTTGCTTGACACTAATGTTGTTATGCGATTCTGCAATCCTTCCGACGTGCAGCATGAGCTTGCAACAGATGCAATCTCTCGTCTGCTCCTGCAATCAGATGAATGCTTACTTGTGACACAAGTAATTATTGAGTTTTGGGTCGTTGCCACAAGACCAACTCAATTCAATGGCTTGGGCTGGACTGTAGAACAAACCAGAAGCACAATAGATCAACTTCTTGATCGTTTTCCATTCTTAGAGGAATCTCCGCAGATTTTTCCAAATTGGCTGAACTTAGTCACAAATAACAGAGTGATGGGTAAACGCACCCATGATGCTCGTATCATTGCAGCCATGCTTGCGAATGGAATTACACATCTCTTGACCTTCAACCCAAGCGATTTTGCAGGTATATCAAGTATTACAATCATTCATCCACAAGATTTGTCTTCGTCTGTCGCTGATGAGCCATAG
- a CDS encoding ATP-grasp domain-containing protein — protein sequence MRVLYPENPLNKTQADEPYHEEFTFVRSAGYSQCSLFDFDALDFDEFNPHPRIQTGERVLYRGWMLNSQKYKTLITQIEHKGGVPITSHDDYLRCHHLPGWYQQCSHFTAETYFFAVDKELEAKVEELGWERYFVKDFVKSNTAQLGSVANSPSEVRSIVEQIATYRGEIEGGIAIRRFENYRSSTERRYFIVNGTPYSSDGAVPEIVQEIASIINAPFYSVDVVENSEGKLRLVELGDGQVSDKKAWSISKFVEVIAANA from the coding sequence ATGCGTGTTCTATATCCTGAAAATCCATTAAATAAAACACAAGCAGATGAGCCGTATCACGAAGAGTTCACTTTTGTGCGTAGTGCTGGGTATAGTCAATGTTCACTTTTTGATTTTGATGCATTAGACTTCGATGAATTCAATCCACATCCGAGAATTCAGACTGGTGAGCGAGTGCTTTACCGTGGCTGGATGCTCAACTCGCAAAAATATAAAACCTTGATCACGCAAATCGAACACAAAGGTGGTGTACCAATAACTTCCCATGATGACTACCTTCGATGTCATCATCTACCAGGTTGGTATCAACAATGCTCACATTTCACAGCAGAGACATATTTTTTTGCGGTTGACAAAGAGTTAGAAGCAAAAGTAGAAGAACTTGGATGGGAGCGCTATTTTGTAAAGGACTTTGTGAAGTCCAATACAGCTCAACTAGGTTCAGTTGCAAATTCACCATCCGAAGTCCGCAGTATTGTTGAGCAAATTGCTACTTATCGAGGTGAAATTGAGGGTGGCATTGCGATACGACGTTTTGAAAACTATCGCTCCAGTACAGAACGTCGATACTTTATAGTTAATGGTACACCTTACTCATCTGATGGCGCAGTTCCTGAGATAGTACAGGAAATAGCCAGCATCATTAATGCACCGTTTTACTCTGTCGATGTGGTAGAAAACTCAGAAGGGAAACTGCGGCTTGTTGAGTTGGGAGATGGGCAGGTGTCAGATAAAAAGGCTTGGTCAATATCCAAATTTGTGGAGGTCATTGCAGCGAATGCATAA